From one Vicia villosa cultivar HV-30 ecotype Madison, WI unplaced genomic scaffold, Vvil1.0 ctg.000032F_1_1_3, whole genome shotgun sequence genomic stretch:
- the LOC131622597 gene encoding splicing factor SF3a60 homolog, producing MSSTLLEVTRAAHEEVERLERLIVKDLQNEPTSNKDRLFQSHRVRNMIDTITSTTEKLVEIYEDKDSARKDEIAALGGQTATGINVFSAFYDRLKEIREYHRKHPVARVVDANDDPEAILKEEPQIEFSGEEALGRYLDMHELYHQYVNSKFGEPIEYSAYLDVFSEIDKIPRKMKTTRQYREYLENLLEYLIYFFQRTEPLQDLDRIFSKVTNEFEENWATGTVHGWENVNQENGHVPAQHTAIDLDYYSTVEELVEVGPERLKEALAALGLKTGGTVQQRADRLFLTKHTPLEKLDKKHFTKGARGSEKNGVAAAPQEGNLKQENLKEVALMEAKMNRLCDLLDETIVRTKDNVVKKQALTYEEIEAEREEEETQEDSESEDDEQQIYNPLKLPMGWDGKPIPYWLYKLHGLGQEFKCEICGNYSYWGRRAFERHFKEWRHQHGMRCLGIPNTKNFNEITSIEEAKELWKKIQQRQGVNKWRPDLEEEYEDKEGNIYNKKTYTDLQRQGLI from the exons ATGTCGTCTACTTTGCTGGAAGTGACTCGTGCCGCGCACGAGGAGGTTGAGAGGTTGGAGAGATTGATAGTGAAGGACCTTCAGAATGAGCCTACATCCAACAAGGATCGTTTATTTCAGAGCCACCGTGTTAGAAATATGATAGACACCATCACCTCCACCACCGAAAAACTT GTTGAGATTTATGAAGACAAAGACAGTGCAAGGAAGGATGAGATTGCTGCACTGGGAGGACAAACTGCTACTGGAATTAATGTTTTCAGCGCCTTCTACGATAGACTCAAAGAG ATACGAGAGTATCATAGGAAGCATCCGGTTGCACGTGTTGTTGATGCTAATGACGATCCTGAAGCTATTCTTAAAGAGGAACCTCAAATTGAGTTCAGCGGAGAG GAAGCTTTAGGTCGATACTTAGACATGCATGAATTATACCATCAGTATGTCAATTCCAAATTTGGAGAGCCAATTGAGTATTCTGCATACCTTGATgttttttctgaaatagataAGATTCCACGAAAAATGAAAACGACCAG GCAGTACAGGGAGTACCTGGAGAATCTCTTGGAGTATCTGATATATTTTTTCCAGCGGACAGAACCCCTGCAAGATCTTGATCGAATCTTTTCAAag GTCACAAACGAGTTTGAAGAAAATTGGGCCACTGGAACGGTACATGGATGGGAGAATGTGAATCAGGAGAATGGACATGTACCTGCTCAGCACACTGCAATTGATCTTGATTATTACAGTACAGTGGAAGAGCTTGTGGAAGTGGGTCCTGAAAGGTTAAAAGAG GCACTGGCTGCACTGGGACTTAAAACTGGTGGCACTGTGCAGCAACGCGCAGATAGGCTCTTCCTCACCAAG CATACACCTCTTGAAAAGTTGGACAAAAAGCATTTTACCAAGGGAGCGCGTGGTTCAGAAAAAAATGGGGTGGCTGCTGCTCCACAAGAAGGAAATTTAAAACAAGAAAATTTGAAAGAAGTTGCATTAATGGAGGCCAAAATGAATAGACTGTGTGATTTGTTagatgag ACAATTGTTCGAACAAAAGACAATGTTGTAAAGAAGCAAGCCCTAACTTACGAGGAAATTGAAGCAGAACGTGAGGAG GAAGAGACACAAGAGGACTCTGAAAGCGAAGATGATGAACAGCAGATTTATAATCCCTTAAAATTACCAATGGGATGGGATGGAAAGCCTATACCTTACTGGCTGTATAAGTTACATGGCTTGGGTCAG GAATTTAAGTGTGAGATATGTGGGAACTACAGTTATTGGGGACGTCGTGCTTTTGAACGACATTTTAAAGAATGGCGCCATCAACATGGGATGCGGTGCCTGGGTATAccaaatacaaagaatttcaaTGAAATAACATCAATTGAG GAAGCAAAGGAACTCTGGAAGAAAATACAGCAGAGACAAGGAGTAAACAAGTGGCGCCCAGATCTAGAGGAAGAGTATGAAGACAAAGAAGGCAACATCTATAATAAGAAGACATACACTGATTTACAGCGCCAGGGACTGATATAA
- the LOC131622596 gene encoding putative RING-H2 finger protein ATL21B translates to MNIPKPILILICFHFLFNSHQTQTLAQAQAAIETCLDTGCHTNQPLIRFPFYIETKQANNTCGYPGFKLLCNKNEKNQTLLNLPYMEVLNIQKINYATQELYVNDPNNCLPKRLLSLNLSASPFHPVYNQQFTFFKCSFNLKHLTSRYKPIACLSDSPKYNVFATPSLTVFLHLSSVCDIVDTVNVPVQSPFYDQVLSSELKDDIRLTWNSPSCGRCESHGGRCGFQDNSTLEIACYNIPSRQGISRGVSYTIAICVGVPTLLCFISILSWICSKFRFRIHGWTWAPETVADFESLIDPQQYNNILGLDKPTIESYPKIVIGDDGIHLPRPNDKTCSICLSEYMPKETVKSMPECEHCFHAQCIDEWLPLNASCPICRTSPPWLPSQNLAQS, encoded by the exons ATGAACATTCCCAAACCCATTCTCATCCTAATCTGTTTCCATTTCCTCTTCAACAGTCATCAAACACAAACACTGGCACAAGCACAAGCAGCCATAGAAACATGCTTAGACACTGGTTGCCACACAAATCAACCACTAATCCGATTCCCATTCTACATAGAAACAAAACAAGCAAACAACACATGTGGCTACCCAGGTTTCAAACTACTATgcaacaaaaatgaaaaaaaccaAACACTCCTCAATCTACCTTACATGGAAGTACTCAACATCCAAAAAATAAACTACGCAACACAAGAACTTTATGTGAATGATCCCAATAACTGTCTTCCAAAACGACTTCTCTCACTTAACCTCTCAGCTTCTCCTTTCCATCCCGTTTACAATCAACAATTCACCTTTTTTAAATGCTCCTTTAATTTGAAACATCTCACGTCTCGTTACAAACCAATAGCCTGTCTAAGTGATTCTCCCAAGTACAACGTTTTCGCGACACCGTCGCTTACGGTGTTTTTGCACTTGTCGTCTGTTTGTGACATAGTTGACACCGTGAATGTGCCGGTTCAATCGCCGTTTTATGATCAGGTGTTGTCGTCGGAACTCAAGGATGATATTCGGTTGACGTGGAATTCGCCGTCGTGTGGGAGGTGTGAGTCTCACGGTGGAAGATGTGGCTTCCAAGATAACTCAACTCTTGAAATTGCTTGTTACAATATCCCTTCAAGACAAG GGATTTCCCGTGGTGTAAGTTACACCATAGCCATATGTGTAGGAGTACCAACACTGTTATGTTTCATATCGATATTGAGTTGGATATGCAGCAAGTTCAGATTTAGGATCCATGGTTGGACTTGGGCTCCTGAGACGGTGGCAGATTTTGAATCTCTTATTGATCCACAACAATACAACAACATTTTGGGTCTTGATAAACCTACAATTGAATCTTACCCAAAAATAGTTATAGGTGATGATGGCATTCACTTACCAAGACCTAATGATAAGACATGCTCAATATGCTTGTCTGAGTATATGCCTAAAGAGACAGTGAAATCTATGCCTGAATGTGAACATTGCTTTCACGCGCAATGCATCGATGAATGGCTTCCACTGAATGCGTCATGTCCGATATGTCGAACTTCTCCCCCATGGTTACCATCACAAAATCTAGCTCAATCATGA